One window of the Trifolium pratense cultivar HEN17-A07 linkage group LG2, ARS_RC_1.1, whole genome shotgun sequence genome contains the following:
- the LOC123910199 gene encoding FCS-Like Zinc finger 1 produces the protein MAGSSKRHCFLEEDDGLASIVDNIEPGYSGHNHNHFSYQHGFVSRTLGYATFSSRRSGRFYDARFEDHHPHFLEACFLCKKPLGNNKDIFMYRGDTPFCSEECRQEQIEIDEAKEKNRNISSSIALRKKEQRKSSSPNKAQDYSFRTGTVAAA, from the exons ATGGCTGGTTCTTCTAAAAGACACTGTTTCTTAGAAGAAGATGATGGTTTGGCTTCTATTGTAGATAATATTGAACCAGGCTATTCTggtcataatcataatcacttCTCTTATCAACATGGTTTTGTTTCAAGAACTTTAGGTTATGCTACTTTTTCTTCTCGTAGATCTGGTAGATTTTATGATGCTAGATTTGaagatcatcatcctcattttcTTGAAGCTTGTTTTCTTTGCAAAAAGCCTCTTGGAAATAATAAAGATATCTTCATGTACAG AGGGGATACACCTTTTTGTAGTGAAGAGTGTAGACAAGAACAAATTGAAATTGATGAAGCGAAAGAGAAGAATAGGAATATTTCATCATCAATTGCTTTAAGAAAAAAGGAACAAAGAAAATCTTCGTCACCAAACAAGGCACAAGATTACTCTTTTCGTACAGGGACGGTTGCTGCGGCTTAA